Proteins co-encoded in one Streptococcus pyogenes genomic window:
- a CDS encoding glycoside hydrolase family 13 protein has product MNVAGMLHIPDSRYCFAISQKELVIRLRVAKEDRGITVNLVHGPKYGYHEFQEELEMSVAYTDHTHAYYETTLTLDDVRLAYIFKIEEEGQTYYFSEDGLTTSYDFSNGFYNFFQMPYINAVDVHQVIPWTKDAVFYQIFVDRFNRGDWEKGDSYVNMGWLEKPTPKSFAGGDLKGITEKLDYLKDLGITVIYLTPIFQSISNHKYDISDYYAIDPQFGTKYDLQELIDLAHKMGIKIILDAVFNHASSDAVEFQDVLRYGKESKFFDWFMTHDEHPSMDLVNYETFAGCNYMPKWNTSNRDVQDYLIEIGRYWIKEFCIDGWRLDVSDEVSHDFWRRFRQVVKAEKADAILIGENWHDAYPYLAGDQYDGIMNYAFTKACLDYFAFETMTSKQLAEKLSNILMRNTWQVNRMNLNLLDSHDTHRFFTQVKGSKDKLLAALALLFIFMGIPCLYYGTEVAMEGGYDPDSRRGFPWDDAERDKDFFSKVKAIIALRQQPALQEGAISIDYDEDCLILKRSLGEQSISLVLNNGESAYSIKEGGQILTSNGVTKNKKQLLQDGYIVFSN; this is encoded by the coding sequence ATGAATGTTGCCGGAATGCTCCATATTCCTGATTCGAGGTATTGCTTTGCCATATCTCAAAAGGAACTTGTCATCCGATTACGCGTGGCCAAAGAAGATAGAGGTATTACTGTTAATTTGGTCCACGGGCCTAAATATGGTTATCATGAATTCCAAGAAGAATTGGAAATGTCAGTTGCCTATACAGACCATACGCATGCTTATTATGAAACTACTTTAACATTAGACGATGTGAGGTTGGCCTACATTTTTAAAATTGAAGAAGAAGGTCAAACCTATTATTTTAGTGAAGATGGGTTAACTACTAGTTACGATTTTTCAAATGGGTTTTATAATTTCTTCCAAATGCCTTATATCAATGCTGTTGATGTTCATCAAGTCATTCCTTGGACAAAAGACGCGGTTTTTTATCAAATCTTTGTTGATCGCTTTAACCGTGGGGATTGGGAAAAAGGTGACAGTTATGTCAACATGGGTTGGTTAGAAAAACCGACTCCTAAAAGTTTTGCTGGTGGAGATTTAAAGGGAATTACAGAAAAATTAGATTACCTCAAAGATTTAGGGATTACTGTCATCTATTTAACGCCAATTTTTCAATCCATTAGTAATCACAAATATGATATTAGTGATTACTACGCTATTGATCCACAATTTGGAACTAAATATGATTTGCAAGAATTGATTGATTTAGCTCACAAAATGGGAATCAAGATTATTCTAGACGCTGTCTTTAACCATGCCAGCAGTGATGCCGTGGAATTTCAGGATGTCTTGAGATACGGTAAAGAGTCTAAGTTTTTTGATTGGTTTATGACTCATGATGAACACCCATCCATGGACCTAGTAAACTATGAAACCTTTGCTGGATGTAACTATATGCCCAAATGGAATACCTCAAATAGAGACGTGCAAGACTATCTGATTGAGATTGGGCGATACTGGATTAAAGAATTTTGTATCGATGGTTGGCGCCTAGATGTTTCTGATGAAGTATCTCATGATTTTTGGCGACGTTTCCGTCAGGTGGTTAAAGCGGAAAAAGCAGATGCCATTTTAATTGGGGAGAACTGGCATGATGCCTATCCTTATTTGGCAGGGGATCAGTATGATGGGATAATGAATTATGCTTTCACCAAAGCCTGTTTGGATTACTTTGCTTTTGAAACCATGACATCAAAACAATTGGCTGAGAAATTAAGCAACATTTTGATGCGAAACACTTGGCAAGTCAATCGCATGAACTTGAATCTTTTGGATTCTCATGATACGCATCGTTTCTTCACTCAAGTTAAGGGTTCCAAAGATAAATTGTTAGCTGCTTTAGCATTGCTCTTTATCTTTATGGGCATTCCTTGCTTGTATTATGGGACAGAAGTGGCAATGGAAGGGGGTTACGACCCTGATTCGCGTCGCGGTTTTCCTTGGGATGATGCTGAGCGGGACAAGGATTTCTTTAGCAAAGTAAAAGCGATTATTGCTCTTCGCCAACAGCCAGCTCTTCAAGAAGGAGCTATTAGCATTGATTATGACGAAGACTGCCTCATTCTGAAACGCAGCTTAGGTGAGCAAAGCATTTCACTTGTTCTTAACAATGGTGAGAGTGCTTATTCTATTAAGGAAGGAGGACAGATTTTGACAAGCAATGGGGTAACTAAAAACAAAAAACAATTACTCCAGGATGGATATATTGTGTTTAGTAACTAA
- a CDS encoding extracellular solute-binding protein, translating to MSWNWKKTSVLGTLSLASVLPLTACVSGGGKGVKETDGKTIVVSVDEGYVDYIKSIKGEFEKEHKVTVKVKKEGMMDTLDKLSTDGPTGASPDVFLAPFDRVGGLGTEGQIAEVTLGNSKEFDDTVKKLVTIDGKTYGAPDVIETLVTYYNKDLVPQAPKSFTELEVLQKDSKFAFASEPGKSVGFLAKWTDFYYGYGLIAGYGGYIFGDKGTKPSDLGLGNDGTVEGLNYAKQWYGTWPQGMQDTKKAGDFITEQFISKKAGVIIDGPWAASSFKDAGVNFGVMEIPTLTNGKKYQPFAGGKAWVISNYSKGKTTAQKFLDYVTNAENQKRFYDKTQEIPANLTARNYASKEGNELTKAVISQFESAQPMPNIPEMAEVWEPGANMFFNVASGKEEASKAAKEAAKTIKEAIEQKYAE from the coding sequence ATGTCATGGAATTGGAAAAAAACATCTGTGCTTGGAACTTTATCCTTAGCTTCAGTGCTACCCCTAACTGCTTGCGTAAGTGGTGGTGGTAAAGGCGTTAAGGAAACAGACGGAAAGACTATTGTAGTCTCTGTTGATGAGGGATATGTTGATTACATTAAGAGTATTAAGGGTGAGTTTGAAAAAGAACATAAAGTCACCGTTAAAGTCAAAAAAGAAGGTATGATGGATACTCTTGATAAGCTATCAACGGATGGTCCAACAGGAGCTTCACCAGATGTCTTTTTAGCACCTTTTGACCGTGTAGGTGGCTTAGGAACTGAAGGTCAAATCGCTGAGGTTACTTTAGGAAACAGCAAAGAGTTTGATGATACGGTTAAGAAATTAGTAACCATTGATGGTAAAACTTATGGTGCACCAGACGTAATTGAAACTTTGGTAACTTATTATAATAAGGATTTAGTGCCTCAAGCACCTAAAAGCTTTACTGAATTAGAAGTCTTACAAAAAGATTCTAAGTTTGCTTTTGCCTCTGAACCAGGAAAATCTGTAGGTTTCTTGGCGAAATGGACAGACTTCTATTATGGTTATGGTTTAATTGCCGGTTATGGCGGTTATATCTTTGGTGATAAAGGAACCAAACCAAGTGATTTAGGCCTAGGTAACGACGGAACTGTTGAAGGGTTAAACTACGCGAAACAGTGGTATGGCACTTGGCCTCAAGGAATGCAAGACACTAAAAAAGCTGGTGATTTTATCACTGAACAATTTATTTCTAAAAAAGCTGGTGTCATTATTGATGGTCCATGGGCAGCTAGCTCCTTTAAAGATGCTGGTGTTAACTTTGGGGTAATGGAAATTCCTACTTTGACAAATGGTAAAAAATACCAACCGTTCGCAGGTGGTAAAGCTTGGGTTATTTCAAACTATTCTAAAGGAAAAACGACTGCTCAAAAATTCCTTGATTATGTGACCAATGCTGAAAACCAAAAACGTTTCTATGATAAAACACAAGAAATTCCAGCTAACTTAACAGCACGTAACTATGCTTCTAAAGAGGGTAATGAGTTAACGAAAGCTGTGATTAGTCAGTTTGAGAGCGCACAACCAATGCCAAATATTCCAGAAATGGCTGAAGTTTGGGAACCAGGTGCAAATATGTTCTTTAACGTGGCTTCTGGTAAGGAAGAAGCATCTAAAGCTGCAAAAGAAGCAGCAAAAACTATTAAGGAAGCTATTGAACAAAAATACGCTGAATAA
- a CDS encoding alpha/beta hydrolase, translated as MVIIAVVIFFGVILGILIVEYGQKRSFSSWLVEKMFAYRKYKLSKKVDNYKGVETQRNRNIPYHLDNPEEIVGFSTQEYDVNGMQVFIINDQKQSHQPVIYYLYGSVYLRRPEKLHFKTVKHLIQLTNAKVVFPNFPKVPYATYQDVYPKLVEAYQQFCLSNGPSQVSVIGDSSGGGMALAFAKYIRDTKTAPQPKQLILISPWLDVSFKNQAYKDFEAEEAYLDARRLRDIGELWAGGQGNMQLPYVSPLYGDYEDLPEITTFVGTKEIFYPDIMSLHDQLTRQRIANQLIIAEKMIHAYVIFPIREAKQARKQIAELVLKTVEHT; from the coding sequence GTGGTCATTATTGCTGTGGTGATTTTTTTTGGAGTGATACTAGGTATTTTGATAGTTGAATATGGTCAAAAGCGCTCCTTTTCAAGTTGGTTGGTTGAGAAAATGTTTGCTTATAGAAAGTATAAGTTATCTAAAAAAGTTGATAATTATAAGGGGGTTGAGACGCAGCGTAATCGTAATATCCCTTATCATCTAGATAATCCTGAAGAGATAGTAGGTTTTTCAACTCAAGAATACGATGTGAACGGGATGCAAGTTTTTATCATTAATGATCAAAAGCAAAGTCATCAGCCTGTTATTTATTATCTTTATGGCAGTGTCTATTTACGACGACCCGAAAAACTTCATTTTAAGACGGTTAAGCATCTTATACAGCTGACTAATGCCAAGGTTGTTTTTCCTAACTTTCCTAAAGTACCGTATGCTACTTATCAAGATGTCTATCCTAAATTAGTTGAAGCTTACCAGCAATTTTGCTTGTCTAATGGACCGAGTCAAGTTAGTGTCATTGGTGATTCTTCTGGTGGGGGTATGGCTTTGGCGTTTGCTAAGTATATACGAGATACTAAAACAGCACCCCAGCCAAAGCAATTAATTCTTATATCTCCTTGGTTAGATGTTAGTTTTAAAAATCAAGCCTACAAGGATTTTGAAGCAGAAGAAGCTTACCTAGATGCTCGTCGTCTTCGTGATATAGGTGAACTATGGGCAGGTGGTCAAGGTAATATGCAACTTCCTTATGTCAGTCCTTTGTATGGTGATTATGAGGATTTGCCTGAAATAACGACCTTTGTTGGGACAAAAGAGATTTTTTACCCAGACATTATGTCTTTACATGATCAATTAACAAGACAACGAATTGCTAATCAGCTGATTATTGCAGAAAAAATGATTCATGCGTATGTTATTTTTCCAATAAGAGAAGCTAAGCAAGCTCGAAAACAAATTGCAGAACTAGTGTTGAAAACAGTAGAGCATACCTGA
- the dltD gene encoding D-alanyl-lipoteichoic acid biosynthesis protein DltD, translating into MLKRLWLILGPLLIAFVLVVITIFSFPTQLDHSIAQEKANAVAITDSSFKNGLIKRQALSDETCRFVPFFGSSEWSRMDSMHPSVLAERYKRSYRPFLIGKRGSASLSHYYGMQQITNEMQKKKAIFVVSPQWFTAQGINPSAVQMYLSNTQVIEFLLKARTDKESQFAAKRLLELNPGVSKSNLLKKVSKGKSLSRLDRAILKCQHQVALREESLFSFLGKSTNYEKRILPRVKGLPKVFSYKQLNALATKRGQLATTNNRFGIKNTFYRKRIAPKYNLYKNFQVNYSYLASPEYNDFQLLLSEFAKRKTDVLFVITPVNKAWADYTGLNQDKYQAAVRKIKFQLKSQGFHRIADFSKDGGESYFMQDTIHLGWNGWLAFDKKVQPFLETKQPVPNYKMNPYFYSKIWANRKDLQ; encoded by the coding sequence ATGCTTAAGAGACTCTGGTTAATTCTAGGTCCTCTTCTTATTGCCTTTGTTTTAGTAGTGATTACTATTTTTAGTTTTCCTACACAACTTGATCATTCCATAGCTCAGGAAAAAGCAAATGCCGTTGCGATCACAGATAGTTCTTTTAAAAATGGTTTGATTAAAAGACAAGCTTTATCAGATGAGACTTGTCGTTTTGTGCCTTTTTTTGGTTCTAGCGAATGGAGTCGAATGGATAGTATGCACCCTTCGGTGCTTGCAGAGCGCTACAAGCGGAGCTATAGACCATTTTTAATTGGTAAGAGAGGATCAGCATCTTTGTCGCATTATTATGGTATGCAACAAATTACCAATGAAATGCAAAAGAAAAAAGCCATCTTTGTAGTATCTCCTCAATGGTTTACTGCTCAAGGGATTAATCCTAGTGCGGTTCAGATGTACTTGTCTAACACTCAAGTGATTGAATTTTTACTAAAAGCTAGAACTGATAAAGAATCACAGTTTGCAGCAAAGCGTTTGCTTGAGCTTAACCCTGGTGTGTCTAAATCAAACTTATTGAAAAAAGTAAGTAAGGGTAAGTCTCTTAGTCGGTTAGACAGAGCTATTTTGAAATGTCAACATCAAGTAGCATTGAGAGAAGAGTCCCTTTTTAGTTTTTTAGGCAAATCTACTAACTATGAAAAAAGAATTTTGCCTCGCGTTAAGGGATTACCTAAAGTATTTTCGTATAAACAATTGAATGCATTAGCAACTAAGAGAGGCCAATTAGCAACAACCAACAACCGTTTTGGGATTAAAAATACATTTTATCGTAAACGAATAGCACCTAAATACAATCTTTATAAGAATTTCCAAGTTAATTATAGTTACCTGGCGTCACCAGAATACAATGATTTTCAGCTTTTATTATCAGAATTTGCTAAACGAAAAACAGATGTACTCTTTGTTATAACTCCTGTTAATAAAGCTTGGGCGGATTATACCGGCTTAAATCAAGATAAGTATCAAGCGGCAGTTCGTAAAATAAAATTCCAGTTAAAGTCACAAGGATTTCATCGCATTGCTGACTTCTCAAAAGATGGTGGTGAGTCCTACTTTATGCAAGATACCATCCATCTCGGTTGGAATGGCTGGTTAGCTTTTGATAAGAAAGTGCAACCATTTCTAGAAACGAAGCAGCCAGTGCCCAACTATAAAATGAACCCTTATTTTTATAGTAAAATTTGGGCAAATAGGAAAGACTTGCAATAG
- the dltC gene encoding D-alanine--poly(phosphoribitol) ligase subunit DltC: MSIEETVIELFDRLFMEDVSEMMDEDLFDAGVLDSLGTVELIVELESTFNIKVPISEFGRDDWNTVTKIVQGVEELQHA, encoded by the coding sequence ATGTCTATTGAAGAAACTGTAATTGAATTGTTTGACCGTTTGTTTATGGAAGATGTTTCAGAGATGATGGACGAAGACTTGTTTGATGCAGGTGTGTTGGATAGTCTTGGGACAGTCGAATTGATTGTTGAGTTAGAGTCAACGTTCAATATTAAAGTACCTATTTCAGAATTTGGTCGTGATGATTGGAACACAGTAACTAAGATTGTTCAAGGTGTAGAGGAATTGCAACATGCTTAA
- the dltB gene encoding D-alanyl-lipoteichoic acid biosynthesis protein DltB, with protein sequence MMMFFSHIPYMEPYGNPIYFVYLILAFLPVIIGIFKQKRLSTYETLVSLVFILFMFGGDHYQQLVAFLFYLLWQIISVFAYQKYRENANSAGVFYLAIAMALFPLIWVKVAPLTGPSSQTLFSFLGISYLTFKSIGMIIEMRDGTLQEVRLPDFIRFMIFFPTFSSGPIDRFRHFQEDYHKLPERDDYFAMLNKAVMYLMLGFLYKHIISYCLGGILLPLLENKALMVGGYFNKETILVMYVYGLNLFFDFAGYSMFAIGISYLLGIRTPENFNMPFLSASLKDFWNRWHMSLSFWFRDYVFMRLVHLLIKHKTFKNRNVTSGVAYLVNMLVMGFWHGLTWYYIAYGLFHGIGLIINDAWIRKKKEINRHRKKKGLSPLFQSRAFHVLCIVVTFHVVMFSLLLFSGFLNDLWFNRPLH encoded by the coding sequence ATGATGATGTTTTTTAGCCACATTCCCTACATGGAACCTTACGGTAACCCCATTTACTTTGTCTATCTTATTTTGGCTTTCTTACCAGTCATCATTGGGATTTTTAAACAAAAGCGCTTAAGCACTTATGAAACCTTGGTGAGTTTGGTATTTATTCTCTTTATGTTTGGAGGAGATCATTATCAACAATTAGTTGCTTTTCTCTTTTATCTTTTGTGGCAAATCATCAGTGTTTTTGCTTACCAGAAATACCGTGAGAATGCTAATAGTGCAGGAGTGTTTTACTTAGCTATTGCGATGGCCTTATTCCCCCTTATCTGGGTCAAAGTTGCTCCCCTAACAGGTCCTTCTTCTCAAACACTCTTTAGTTTTCTAGGGATTTCATATTTGACCTTTAAAAGTATTGGAATGATTATTGAGATGCGTGACGGGACTCTCCAAGAGGTTCGTTTACCGGATTTTATTCGCTTCATGATTTTCTTCCCCACCTTCTCAAGTGGCCCCATTGATCGCTTCAGACATTTTCAGGAAGATTATCATAAACTTCCTGAACGTGATGATTATTTTGCAATGCTCAATAAGGCAGTCATGTATCTCATGTTAGGTTTTCTATACAAGCATATCATTTCCTATTGTTTGGGTGGCATCTTACTTCCTCTCCTTGAAAATAAGGCTTTGATGGTTGGTGGCTACTTTAATAAGGAAACTATTCTGGTTATGTACGTATATGGCTTGAATCTCTTTTTTGACTTTGCTGGTTATTCGATGTTTGCGATTGGTATTTCCTACCTATTGGGTATTCGAACACCAGAAAACTTTAACATGCCTTTCTTATCTGCAAGTTTGAAAGATTTTTGGAATAGATGGCACATGAGTTTGTCCTTCTGGTTTAGAGATTATGTGTTTATGCGATTGGTTCATCTATTGATTAAGCATAAAACCTTTAAAAACCGAAATGTCACTTCAGGTGTTGCCTATCTGGTTAATATGCTAGTCATGGGATTTTGGCATGGCTTAACCTGGTATTATATCGCTTATGGGCTTTTCCATGGTATAGGACTTATTATTAATGATGCTTGGATTCGTAAGAAAAAAGAAATCAACCGTCACCGTAAGAAAAAAGGCTTATCACCCCTCTTTCAAAGCAGGGCATTCCATGTCTTATGTATCGTGGTAACTTTCCACGTTGTCATGTTTTCACTTCTGTTATTCTCTGGTTTTTTAAATGACCTTTGGTTTAACAGACCACTACATTAA
- the dltA gene encoding D-alanine--poly(phosphoribitol) ligase subunit DltA, translating into MIKDMIDSIEQFAQTQADFPVYDCLGERRTYGQLKRDSDSIAAFIDSLALLAKSPVLVFGAQTYDMLATFVALTKSGHAYIPVDVHSAPERILAIIEIAKPSLIIAIEEFPLTIEGISLVSLSEIESAKLAEMPYERTHSVKGDDNYYIIFTSGTTGQPKGVQISHDNLLSFTNWMIEDAAFDVPKQPQMLAQPPYSFDLSVMYWAPTLALGGTLFALPKELVADFKQLFTTIAQLPVGIWTSTPSFADMAMLSDDFCQAKMPALTHFYFDGEELTVSTARKLFERFPSAKIINAYGPTEATVALSAIEITREMVDNYTRLPIGYPKPDSPTYIIDEDGKELSSGEQGEIIVTGPAVSKGYLNNPEKTAEAFFTFKGQPAYHTGDIGSLTEDNILLYGGRLDFQIKYAGYRIELEDVSQQLNQSPMVASAVAVPRYNKEHKVQNLLAYIVVKDGVKERFDRELELTKAIKASVKDHMMSYMMPSKFLYRDSLPLTPNGKIDIKTLINEVNNR; encoded by the coding sequence ATGATTAAGGATATGATTGACAGTATTGAGCAGTTTGCTCAGACACAGGCTGATTTTCCAGTTTATGATTGTTTAGGGGAACGCCGCACTTACGGACAACTCAAAAGAGATTCTGATAGCATTGCTGCATTTATAGATAGCTTAGCTTTACTGGCAAAATCTCCAGTTTTGGTTTTTGGGGCGCAAACTTATGATATGTTAGCTACTTTTGTAGCTTTAACCAAATCTGGTCATGCCTATATCCCAGTAGATGTGCATTCAGCACCAGAACGTATTTTAGCGATTATTGAGATTGCAAAGCCCAGTTTAATCATTGCTATTGAGGAATTCCCTCTTACTATTGAAGGGATTTCCCTTGTCTCACTATCAGAGATTGAGTCAGCAAAATTAGCAGAAATGCCCTATGAGCGAACACATTCTGTTAAAGGAGATGATAATTATTACATTATTTTCACCTCTGGAACAACGGGCCAACCAAAAGGGGTGCAAATTTCACATGACAATCTTTTGAGCTTTACCAACTGGATGATCGAAGATGCAGCATTTGATGTACCTAAACAGCCACAAATGCTGGCGCAGCCACCCTATTCCTTTGACCTTTCTGTCATGTACTGGGCACCTACCTTGGCTTTAGGTGGAACCTTATTTGCACTTCCAAAAGAATTGGTGGCAGACTTTAAACAGTTATTTACAACGATTGCGCAACTTCCAGTTGGCATTTGGACATCGACTCCTTCATTTGCTGATATGGCCATGCTTAGCGATGATTTTTGCCAGGCTAAGATGCCAGCTTTAACGCATTTTTATTTTGATGGCGAAGAATTAACCGTTTCTACGGCTCGAAAACTCTTTGAACGTTTCCCGAGTGCCAAGATTATCAATGCCTATGGACCAACAGAAGCGACTGTAGCCTTATCCGCTATTGAAATTACCAGAGAAATGGTGGATAATTATACCCGCTTGCCGATTGGCTACCCCAAACCAGATTCTCCGACCTATATTATTGATGAAGATGGTAAGGAGTTATCTTCAGGGGAGCAGGGTGAAATTATTGTTACAGGGCCTGCTGTGTCAAAAGGTTACCTCAACAATCCTGAGAAAACCGCAGAAGCTTTCTTTACTTTTAAAGGACAGCCTGCTTATCATACAGGGGACATTGGCTCACTGACAGAAGATAATATTTTGTTGTATGGTGGGCGTTTGGATTTTCAGATTAAATATGCTGGTTATCGTATTGAACTAGAAGATGTTTCCCAACAGTTGAATCAATCACCAATGGTAGCATCGGCTGTGGCTGTTCCAAGGTACAATAAAGAACATAAGGTTCAAAATCTCTTGGCCTATATCGTTGTCAAAGATGGGGTTAAAGAGCGTTTTGATAGGGAATTGGAGTTAACCAAAGCTATCAAAGCCTCTGTTAAGGATCATATGATGAGTTATATGATGCCTTCTAAGTTTCTTTATCGAGATAGTCTACCATTAACTCCAAATGGTAAGATAGATATTAAAACTTTGATTAATGAGGTCAATAACCGATGA
- a CDS encoding teichoic acid D-Ala incorporation-associated protein DltX yields the protein MIKNKSRMRGIAVFIGKTILFYLILMLLVYFFGYLGHGQSNFIYNEF from the coding sequence ATGATAAAAAACAAATCAAGAATGAGAGGAATTGCTGTTTTTATTGGCAAGACAATTTTATTTTATCTGATTTTAATGTTGCTGGTCTATTTCTTTGGTTATCTAGGACATGGTCAAAGTAACTTTATTTATAATGAATTTTAG
- the uvrB gene encoding excinuclease ABC subunit UvrB translates to MIDKRDDKPFKLKSKYKPSGDQPQAIESLVDNIEGGEKAQILLGATGTGKTYTMSQVISKVNKPTLVIAHNKTLAGQLYGEFKEFFPDNAVEYFVSYYDYYQPEAYVPSSDTYIEKDSSVNDEIDKLRHSATSSLLERNDVIVVASVSCIYGLGSPKEYADSAVSLRPGQEISRDTLLNQLVDIQFERNDIDFQRGCFRVRGDVVEVFPASRDEHAFRVEFFGDEIDRICEIESLTGKTIGEVDHLVLFPATHFVTNDEHMEQSIAKIQAELAEQLQLFESEGKLLEAQRLRQRTEYDIEMLREMGYTSGVENYSRHMDGRSPGEPPYTLLDFFPEDFLIMIDESHMTMGQIKGMYNGDQARKQMLVDYGFRLPSALDNRPLRREEFESHVHQIVYVSATPGEYEMSQTNTIIEQIIRPTGLLDPEIDVRSSMGQMDDLLGEINQRVARDERTFITTLTKKMAEDLTDYLKEMGVKVKYMHSDIKTLERTEIIRDLRLGVFDVLIGINLLREGIDVPEVSLVAILDADKEGFLRNERGLIQTIGRAARNVDGHVIMYADKMTDSMQRAIDETARRREIQIAYNKAHGIVPQTIKKDIRGLISISKTSHNDISKEEMDYESMSRGERKEAINALQKQMQEAAELLDFELAAQMRDLILELKLMD, encoded by the coding sequence ATGATTGATAAACGTGATGATAAACCATTTAAACTAAAATCAAAGTATAAACCGTCTGGTGATCAGCCACAAGCTATTGAAAGCCTAGTTGATAATATCGAGGGCGGAGAAAAAGCTCAGATTCTCCTAGGTGCTACAGGAACGGGAAAAACATACACCATGAGCCAAGTAATTAGTAAAGTAAATAAACCTACCTTAGTGATAGCTCACAATAAAACCTTAGCAGGACAATTATATGGTGAATTTAAAGAATTTTTTCCAGACAATGCTGTGGAATATTTTGTTTCCTATTATGATTACTACCAACCTGAAGCATATGTCCCATCAAGCGACACCTATATCGAAAAAGATAGTTCAGTCAATGATGAAATCGATAAACTTCGCCATTCAGCCACCTCTTCTTTACTTGAGCGTAACGATGTCATAGTGGTAGCTTCTGTATCTTGTATTTATGGACTAGGTTCGCCAAAAGAGTACGCAGATTCAGCAGTCAGCCTACGTCCAGGTCAGGAGATATCACGTGACACTTTGCTAAATCAATTAGTAGATATTCAATTTGAGCGTAATGATATTGATTTTCAACGCGGCTGTTTTCGTGTACGTGGCGATGTTGTTGAGGTCTTTCCAGCATCCAGGGATGAACATGCTTTTCGGGTGGAATTTTTCGGGGATGAGATTGACCGTATATGTGAAATCGAAAGTTTAACTGGGAAAACTATTGGAGAAGTTGACCATTTGGTTTTATTTCCAGCTACTCACTTTGTAACAAATGATGAGCATATGGAGCAATCAATAGCCAAAATTCAAGCAGAGTTAGCAGAGCAGTTACAGTTATTTGAATCTGAAGGTAAACTACTAGAAGCACAGCGATTACGCCAAAGAACGGAATATGATATTGAAATGTTACGTGAAATGGGCTATACTAGCGGAGTCGAAAACTATTCCCGTCATATGGATGGCAGGTCACCAGGAGAACCTCCTTATACCTTGTTAGATTTCTTCCCAGAAGATTTTTTAATTATGATTGATGAAAGTCACATGACAATGGGACAAATCAAAGGCATGTATAATGGTGACCAAGCCAGAAAACAAATGCTAGTTGACTATGGTTTTCGATTGCCATCAGCTCTTGATAATCGTCCCTTAAGACGCGAGGAATTTGAAAGTCATGTGCACCAAATTGTCTATGTTTCAGCAACGCCTGGTGAATACGAAATGTCACAGACTAATACAATTATTGAGCAAATTATTCGTCCGACTGGGCTACTTGATCCTGAAATTGATGTAAGGTCAAGTATGGGGCAAATGGATGATTTGTTGGGAGAAATTAACCAGCGCGTAGCGCGCGATGAACGGACGTTCATCACAACCTTAACTAAAAAAATGGCAGAAGATTTGACTGATTATCTAAAAGAGATGGGTGTCAAGGTCAAGTATATGCACAGTGATATTAAAACCTTAGAGCGAACAGAAATTATTCGTGATTTACGACTTGGTGTTTTTGATGTCTTGATTGGAATCAATCTGCTCCGTGAAGGGATTGATGTGCCAGAAGTTAGTCTTGTAGCCATTTTGGATGCTGATAAAGAGGGTTTCCTCCGTAATGAACGCGGCTTGATTCAGACCATCGGTAGAGCAGCTCGAAACGTAGATGGTCATGTCATTATGTATGCGGACAAGATGACAGATTCTATGCAGCGAGCTATTGACGAAACGGCTCGTCGTCGTGAGATTCAAATAGCATATAACAAAGCGCACGGCATCGTTCCACAAACTATAAAAAAAGACATCAGAGGCCTTATTAGTATAAGTAAAACAAGCCACAATGATATATCAAAAGAAGAGATGGATTATGAAAGTATGTCAAGAGGAGAACGAAAAGAAGCGATCAATGCTCTGCAAAAACAAATGCAAGAGGCAGCTGAATTACTTGATTTCGAATTGGCAGCTCAAATGCGAGACTTGATTTTAGAACTTAAATTAATGGACTAG